TGGATCAGGTCGGCCGTCTGCTGGGCGTGGTCGAGGAAGAGGGTGTGCGCCCGCTTGAAGACCCTCAGCCGGTCCTCCACGCTGCGCCGCGCCCACGCGGCCTGGGCGACCCGGGCGGCCGCGAAGGCCCGCTCGATGTCGGCCGGGCTGGACTGCGGGAGCTCGACGAGCTTCTCGCCGGTGTAGACCTCGGTGAGCTGCCAGGGCGCCATCGAGCCGTCGGAGGAGACGCGGCCGGCCAGGCGGGCCAGCAGCTCGTCGGTCACGGAGGCCGGGCGGTCCAGGCGGGTGGGTGCGGGCGTGGTGGTCATGGGTACGTCGTCCTCCGGTGCGTGCTCAGCCGCGACCGAGGACCAGGTCGGCCCCGCGCTCGCCGATCATGATGGCCGGGGCGTTGGTGTTGCCGCCGGTGATGCTCGGCATGATCGAGGCGTCGCACACGCGCAGCCCCTCGACGCCGCGCACGGTGAGGTCGGGGTTGACCACGGCGGTCTCGTCGACGCCCATCTTGCAGGTGCCGACGCCGTGGTAGACCGACGTCGCCCGGTTGAGGATCGCCTGCCGCAGGTCGGAGCCCTGCAGTGCCCGGCCGGGGTGGATCTCGTCCTTGATCGCACCGCCGAAGGCCTTGCCGCTGAAGATCTCGCGCACCAGCTCGGAGCCCTCGGTGAGCAGGTCGAGGTCGGCGGACTCGGCGAGGTAGGCCGGGTCGATGAGCGGCGTGGCCGTCGGGTCGGCCGACGCCAGGCGCAGGGTGCCGCGGGACTTGGGGTAGATCAGCGTCGTGAGGACCGTCAGCGCCGGGCGCGGGTCGACGTCGTGGCGGATCGGCTCGTCCTGGTTGGGCGAGACGTAGGACCACGGCAGCAGGTGCAGCTGCAGGTCGGGGATGGTGGTGGCCTGGCTGGTCTTGAGGAAGGCGAGCACCTCGAAGACGGAGTTGGCCAGGAACGTCGACCCGGGTCGCAGGACCTCCTTGGCCACGCCCTTGGCGAAGAAGCGTGCGTTGCCGCGCATCTTCGAGGTGGTCGCGTGGAAGGTCATGGCGTGGAACATGTGGTCGTGCAGGTTGTCGCCGACGGGGAGGTCGGAGACGACCTCGATGCCGTGGTCCTTGAGGTGCTGGGCGTGCCCGACGCCGGAGAGCATGAGGATCTGCGCCGAGCCGACGAAGCCGGCCGCCAGGATGACCTCCTTGCCGGCGCGGATGGTGCGTTCGGAGCCGTCCTTGTCACGGACGCGGACGCCGGTGGCGCGGCCGTTCTCGATGATCACCTTGGTGACCAGCACCTGGGTCTGGACCTCGAGGGTCGGCGGCGCGAGGTGGTGGATGTAGCCGCGGGAGGCGGAGTAGCGCAGGCCGTCGGCGGCGTTCTGCTGCATCCGGCCGACACCCTCCTGCGAGGCGCCGTTGTAGTCGTCGAGGATCTCGCAGCCGGTGGCGTCGGCGGTGGCCTGCAGGAACTGCAGCGACCCCTCCTGGGGCGTCTTGTTGACGGTGACGCGGATCGGGCCGCCCTCGCCGCGGAACTGGTCGGCCCCGCCCTCGTAGTCCTCCATGCGCTTGTACGCCGCGTTCACGCTGTCGGCGTCCCAGCCGGTGCAGCCCTCGGCGGCCCAGGAGTCGTAGTTGGCGCGGTTGCCGCGCACGTAGACCATCCCGTTGATCGAGCTCGACCCACCCAGGACCTTGCCGCGCGGGACCGGCATCTTGCGGTCGAGGATGTGCTTCTGCGGCACCGAGTAGTAGCCCCAGTCGACGGTGCGCTTGATCTCCGGCACCGCGTGCATCGGGCCGATCATGCCCGGCTTCTTGGTCAGGAACTTCTGGTCGGTCTTGCCCGCCTCGAGCACGATGACCTTCGCCCCGGACTGGGCCAGGCGGCCGGCGATCGTGGCGCCGGAGGAGCCGGAGCCGACGACGACGTAGTCGGCCTCGTTCGAGTGGGGAGCCTTCTTGGCCATGGGTGTGCACCTCGCGCTTGCTGGGCCGACATACCGACGGAATGTGTCGGCGCTCACCCTACGCCAGAACTGGAACCTGTTCTAGTCGGTCTGGCCCACAGGATGGTCGGGCAGCCGGAGCGCCAGCGACGAGGGCCGGCCACCCCGGTGGTCGAGCAGCCGAGGAGCGCCAGCGACGAGGCGGGCGTCGAGACCCCCGATACTGGCCGTATGCGCGTGCTCTCCATCCAGTCCTCGGTGGCCTACGGCCACGTCGGCAACTCCGCGGCGGCCTTCCCGCTGCAGCGGCTCGGCCACGAGGTGTGGCCCGTGCTCACGGTGCACTTCTCCAACCACACCGGGTACGGCGCCTGGCGCGGGCCGCTCCTGGACCCGGCCGACGTGGCCGAGGTGATCGCGGGCATCGAGGACCGCGGGGTGCTCGGCACCGCCGACGCGGTGCTCTCGGGCTACCAGGGCGACCCGGCCGTGGGCGGGGTCGTGCTGGACGCGGTGGCGAAGGTCAAGGAGCTCAACCCCGGGGCGCTCTACTGCTGCGACCCGGTGATGGGCGACGTGGGGCGGGGCATGTTCGTGCGGCCGGGCATCCCCGAGTTCATGCGGGACACCGTCGTACCCGCCGCCGACGTGGTGACCCCCAACCACTTCGAGCTGGACTTCCTCGCCGGCACCACCACCCGCACCCTCGACGAGGTGCTCGCCGCGGTCGACGTCGTCCGCGCGAAGGGCCCGCGGCACGTGCTGGTCACCTCGGTGCTGCACGACGAGGTCCCCGAGGGACACCTGGAGGTGGTCGCGGTCTCCGACGAGGGCGCCTGGGCGGTCACCACGCCGCTGCTGCCGATCACGCCCAACGGCTGCGGCGACGTCACCGCCGCGCTCTACCTCGCGCACCTGCACGAGACCGGCTCCCCGGCCGAGGCGCTCTCACGCACCACCGGCACGGTCTTCGCCGTCCTCGAGGCGACCCTGGCCTCAGGCCACCGGGAGATCCGTCTCGTCGACGCCCAGGACGCCATCGCCGCTCCCCCGACGACCTTCGCCGCCCGCCGCCTGCGCTGACCGCCGACCCGTCGCTCGCGCACGGCCGGACGGTCGGTCGCGTGCGGCAGACCGGCGGGCGCAGGAGTCGACCGGAGGGTCTGCCGTGAACCCCTCTCACGCCACACCCTCCAGTCGCCTGAAAGAAGGGACAGAGCCGCGTGGGAGGGTCGAACTCCCGACCGTCCGCTTACAAGGCGGGCGCTCTACCACTGAGCTAACGCGGCGAGTCGCCCGAGAGCGACGCGGGCGATCCTAGTCGCGCGAGGAGGGCCTCAGCCCATGCCCCCGTCGAAGGCGACGACCGAGCCGGTGATCATCCGCGCCTCGGCGGAGGCGAGGTAGACGATGGAGGACGCGATCTCGTCGGGAGTGATGGCGGCGCCCGGCAGCATCATCAGCAGCCGGTCCTGCACGCGCGCGTCGAGGTCGGCGGGGTACGACGCCGCGACGCCGTCCACGAGCGGGGTCGCCACGGTGCCGGGGCAGACCGCGTTGACGCGGATGCCCTCCGGGGAGAGCTCGAGCGCCAGCGCCCTGGTGAGCTGGGTGAGCCCGCCCTTGGCCGCGGAGTACGCCGCGGAGTAGGGCTGCGGGATCCGACCGGCCACCGAGGAGACGTTGACGATGTTGCCGCCCGCGGCGCGCAGGTGGGGCAACGCGGCCTGCATGAGGAAGAACGGCCCCTTGAGGTCGATGTCGAGAGTCCGGTCGAAGACCTCCTCGCTCACGCCCTCGAACCGGCCGAACTGCACGACGCCGGCCACGTTGGCCAGCACGTCGATGCGGCCCGAGGCGGCGCAGGTCGCGATCGCTGCGTCCACGGCGGCCTTTGAGCCGACGTTGCACTCGACGTAGGTGACCCCCTCGGGCACGGTCGGTGCGATGTCGAGCCCGAACACGGTGTCCCCGAGGTCGCGGAAGCGCTCGGCGGTGGCGAAGCCGATGCCCGAGGCAGCACCGGTGACGACGACGACTCTCTCACTCACACCCGAAACCTAGAACACGTTCTAGTGTGGCGGCAACCACCTGCTCCCCCACGAACCCGGTGGGTCGGGGAGCATGTCGCCATGAGCCTCCTCCACGAGCCCCACCACGACGGCTCCCCGCTCTACCTCGACACCGAGGTGCCCGCGCTCGACGGCACCGTCGGCGTCCGGGTGCGCACCCGCTCCGGCGACGTGGCGCAGGTCTGGCTGCGCACGACGTACGACGCCGAGCCGGTCTTCCACGAGGCCCGGCCGTCCCGCGACGGCGACAC
This genomic window from Nocardioides marinus contains:
- a CDS encoding GMC family oxidoreductase, whose amino-acid sequence is MAKKAPHSNEADYVVVGSGSSGATIAGRLAQSGAKVIVLEAGKTDQKFLTKKPGMIGPMHAVPEIKRTVDWGYYSVPQKHILDRKMPVPRGKVLGGSSSINGMVYVRGNRANYDSWAAEGCTGWDADSVNAAYKRMEDYEGGADQFRGEGGPIRVTVNKTPQEGSLQFLQATADATGCEILDDYNGASQEGVGRMQQNAADGLRYSASRGYIHHLAPPTLEVQTQVLVTKVIIENGRATGVRVRDKDGSERTIRAGKEVILAAGFVGSAQILMLSGVGHAQHLKDHGIEVVSDLPVGDNLHDHMFHAMTFHATTSKMRGNARFFAKGVAKEVLRPGSTFLANSVFEVLAFLKTSQATTIPDLQLHLLPWSYVSPNQDEPIRHDVDPRPALTVLTTLIYPKSRGTLRLASADPTATPLIDPAYLAESADLDLLTEGSELVREIFSGKAFGGAIKDEIHPGRALQGSDLRQAILNRATSVYHGVGTCKMGVDETAVVNPDLTVRGVEGLRVCDASIMPSITGGNTNAPAIMIGERGADLVLGRG
- the pdxY gene encoding pyridoxal kinase PdxY codes for the protein MRVLSIQSSVAYGHVGNSAAAFPLQRLGHEVWPVLTVHFSNHTGYGAWRGPLLDPADVAEVIAGIEDRGVLGTADAVLSGYQGDPAVGGVVLDAVAKVKELNPGALYCCDPVMGDVGRGMFVRPGIPEFMRDTVVPAADVVTPNHFELDFLAGTTTRTLDEVLAAVDVVRAKGPRHVLVTSVLHDEVPEGHLEVVAVSDEGAWAVTTPLLPITPNGCGDVTAALYLAHLHETGSPAEALSRTTGTVFAVLEATLASGHREIRLVDAQDAIAAPPTTFAARRLR
- a CDS encoding SDR family oxidoreductase; protein product: MSERVVVVTGAASGIGFATAERFRDLGDTVFGLDIAPTVPEGVTYVECNVGSKAAVDAAIATCAASGRIDVLANVAGVVQFGRFEGVSEEVFDRTLDIDLKGPFFLMQAALPHLRAAGGNIVNVSSVAGRIPQPYSAAYSAAKGGLTQLTRALALELSPEGIRVNAVCPGTVATPLVDGVAASYPADLDARVQDRLLMMLPGAAITPDEIASSIVYLASAEARMITGSVVAFDGGMG